A stretch of Mya arenaria isolate MELC-2E11 chromosome 14, ASM2691426v1 DNA encodes these proteins:
- the LOC128217760 gene encoding GRAM domain-containing protein 4-like isoform X2 — protein MIKQLETLKKRNKELEKILKLRDSVTWRGMPDRSAVSPEVRLRRQVPDTTTQKGQQELRNNNNAPGQRESQELPIGQKRSRIDRVWEWVINTLYNTAEDFSELTRPVVEQPKPVQPLTMKTLKENVRRFKVAAKPYMDTVKGIQTLMLWKSRSYTFLVLCLLLYVCWRGWLLPLLFFLGVFRMIINYFQNRGFNINFAYFPVTEDEKVEDTLGMSEKFNLVIEVATKVQNGLGAVADGLEKMKNLFTWRHHEGARKLLSMLIMGFVMTMFLPSTILWRVVGVGMVVKLFIVNKVYNMYPRIQRRYDSNLRLWEQLPTNRQYDRQLTREEMDKYIVVHSESRCEEETSVLSDDSDGTSSSSEDSDDEQFRELFSLPVSESPIKGWSHGRRTVLVGKERWIVTLLSKKMGKLYMTKSFLCFAREKSPSVRNIVIPLRDIVSVDKIKINQRLPGRGMTIQVVMRTDGKDNVLHFGGIIGRDEVVKAIEQGMVAAKLNKRTSDGFSRRSMSAGSSTSSQNLIQNFTFGAYYEDSE, from the exons GCTGTAAGCCCTGAGGTCAGGTTGAGACGCCAGGTGCCTGATACCACAACGCAGAAGGGTCAGCAAGAGTTGcggaataataataatg CTCCAGGCCAGCGGGAGTCACAGGAGTTACCCATTGGTCAGAAACGATCGCGTATAGACCGTGTGTGGGAATGGGTAATAAACACCCTGTACAATACAGCAGAAGATTTCAGCGAGCTCACAAGGCCAGTGGTAGAACAGCCTAAGCCGGTACAGCCTCTCACCATGAAAAC CTTGAAAGAAAATGTGAGAAGATTCA AGGTTGCAGCCAAACCATACATGGACACAGTGAAGGGCATACAGACCCTCATGTTGTGGAAGTCGAGGTCTTATACGTTTCTTGTTCTGTGT ttgTTGCTGTATGTCTGCTGGCGTGGATGGCTGTTGCCACTCTTGTTTTTCCTCGGGGTGTTTAGAATGATCATCAACTACTTCCAAAATAG AGGATTTAACATCAATTTTGCTTACTTCCCGGTTACTGAAGATGAAAAG GTTGAAGATACATTGGGAATGTCGGAGAAATTCAACCTGGTTATAGAAGTTGCCACAAAAGTGCAG AATGGCCTCGGGGCAGTTGCTGATGGTCTTGAAAAGATGAAGAA TCTGTTCACATGGCGACACCATGAGGGGGCGAGGAAATTACTCAGTATGTTGATAATGGGGTTTGTGATGACAATGTTTCTCCCTTCAACTATACTATGGAGAGTAGTAG GTGTTGGCATGGTGGTGAAGCTGTTTATAGTGAACAAGGTGTACAATATGTATCCACGGATACAGCGACGTTATGACTCCAACCTACGCTTGTGGGAACAGTTACCTACAAACAGACAGTATGACAGACAGCTGACGAGAGAGGAGATGGACAAG TACATCGTAGTCCATTCAGAATCCAGATGTGAAGAAGAGACCTCTGTTTTGTCTGATGATTCTGATGGCACCAGCAGTTCAAGCGAAGACAGCGATGATGAACAGTTCCGGGAGCTATTTTCACTTCCTGTTTCTGAGAGTCCAATCAAAG gCTGGTCACATGGCAGGCGTACGGTTTTGGTTGGCAAGGAGCGATGGATAGTGACACTTCTTTCAAAAAAGATGGGGAAACTTTACATGACTAAAAG tttcctGTGTTTTGCGAGGGAGAAGTCACCTTCAGTGCGAAACATTGTCATACCCCTGCGGGATATTGTTTCTGTGGACAAG ATAAAGATCAACCAGAGACTCCCGGGCCGAGGTATGACGATCCAGGTCGTCATGAGGACAGACGGGAAAGACAAT GTTCTTCACTTTGGAGGTATAATTGGACGTGACGAGGTTGTCAAGGCGATAGAGCAGGGCATGGTTGCAGCCAAGCTGAACAAGCGAACGAGCGATGGCTTTAGTCGCCGGTCCATGTCAGCTGGTAGTTCAACAAGTTCACAGAACCTTATACAAAACTTCACGTTTGGTGCCTACTATGAAGACTCAGAATGA